A single Corticium candelabrum chromosome 12, ooCorCand1.1, whole genome shotgun sequence DNA region contains:
- the LOC134187725 gene encoding uncharacterized protein LOC134187725 — protein MCRETFLYLCEQLRKDIEHEYTNMRNFISLEKRIAVTLWCLATTIVCLIVQNTCRAIVRRLMPAYIKFSSGDALEAAVHGFQQLFNISPCAGAIDGSHIQITPPVLNHTNYYNRKGWKAEEWTILNGQSKQIEGCTIPVFLIGDSAYPLLKWLIKPYPENDHMTEQRSNFNYQISRARIVVENAFGRLKARWRRLMMKNDINIKNVHHVIAACCVLHNLCEINGEFFDDNWISGDENELQQPAVQAPAGAHALPKPLAIRDALVRSFVNHNDRTTQNMFTVSTIRYS, from the exons ATGTGCAGGGAAACGTTTCTGTACTTATGTGAGCAGTTGAGAAAAGACATTGAACATGAGTACACGAACATGAGAAATTTCATTTCTCTTGAGAAAAGAATTGCTGTCACATTGTGGTGCTTAGCAACGACT ATCGTCTGTCTTATTGTCCAGAACACATGTAGGGCCATCGTTCGTCGACTGATGCCAGCATATATCAAATTTTCTTCAGGAGATGCACTGGAAGCAGCTGTTCATGGCTTCCAGCAGTTATTCAATATTTCTCCATGTGCAGGAGCCATAGATGGAAGTCATATACAAATTACTCCACCTGTGTTGAATCACACCAACTATTATAATAGAAAAGGATG GAAGGCAGAAGAATGGACGATTTTAAAtggacaaagcaaacaaattgaaGGGTGCACCATACCAGTATTTCTTATCGGAGATTCTGCATACCCTTTGCTCAAGTGGCTCATCAAACCTTACCCTGAAAATGATCACATGACAGAACAACGCAGTAACTTCAACTACCAAATTTCTAGAGCTAGAATTGTGGTTGAAAATGCTTTTGGACGCTTGAAGGCCCGCTGGAGGCGACTCATGATGAAGAATGACATAAACATTAAAAATGTCCATCACGTTATAGCTGCTTGCTGCGTGTTACACAACTTGTGTGAAATAAATGGGGAGTTTTTTGATGACAACTGGATCAGTGGGGATGAAAACGAACTGCAACAGCCAGCCGTTCAAGCGCCCGCAGGTGCACATGCATTGCCGAAACCACTTGCAATTAGAGACGCTCTTGTCAGAAGTTTTGTAAATCACAATGACAGAACTACTCAGAACATGTTTACAGTGTCAACTATTCGCTATAGCTAA